The window ACAGCGGCAAGCGCGTGGTGGTTATCGGCAGTGGTGCCACCGCGGTTACGCTGGTACCTGCAATGACCGATAAAGCCGCTCATGTCACCATGCTGCAGCGTTCTCCTTCTTATGTATTAAGCGTGCCGCAACAGGATGCGATGGTGGCCCTGCTGCGCAAAATTCTGCCGCAGAAACTGGCTTACCGTATTATTCGTGGCCGTAACGTTTCGATTACCCTGGGTCTGTACCGCTTCTGTAAGCGCTTCCCCAATGCCGCACGTAAACTGCTGCAGTGGACAGTGAAAAAGCAGCTGCCTGCTGATTTCGATATGAAGCATTTCACGCCGAAATACGCACCATGGGATGAGCGCCTGTGTGCCGTACCGGAAGGCGATATGTTCAAGGTGATTAAACAGGGTAAAGCCTCGGTGGTGACCGATCATATTGAGCGCTTTACTGAAGATGGTATTCAGCTGAAGTCCGGTAAAAAACTGGAAGCTGACATCATCATTACTGCGACCGGCCTGAAAGTGCAGATGCTGGGTCATATGCAGGTTACCATTGACGGCGAACCGCTGAAGCCAAATACCAAAATGAGTTACCGCGGCGTCATGTTCGAAGACCTGCCGAATATGGGCATGGTATTCGGTTACACCAACGCATCATGGACATTAAAAGCCGACCTGATTTCCAGCTATGTTTGTCGTCTGCTCAAGCATATGGATGATAAAGGCGTGCGTCAGGTTACTCCTCGCAACCACAATGCCAACATTAAGCGCCTGCCGTTTATTGATATGCAGTCCGGTTATATTTCCCGGGTTAAAGATCAGATTCCGCAACAGGGTGACGAGCGTCCGTGGAAGCTGTATCAGAACTACTTCCTGGATATGACTCTGCTGAAAATGGCCAGTCTGGATGATCCGTCGCTGGAATATACGAATCCGATTATCGAGGACAATACTGCAGCCAGCAGCGCGGTATAAAGACCGGATAAAAGTACGACACTCACCCCGTCTCCAGATATAACGGAGATTGTTTGCGCCGCTTTGCGGCGCTTTTTTTTGCCGGTATTGAAGGTATTTGCCAAAGCGTTCTGAGCACAGGGCGAAATAAGGACACAGCGACAAAGGCATAGCTTGCAGCCATCAGGCATGCAGGGCAAAGTAGCGGCTGTCGAATTGTTAACAAGAGTATTATTTTATGAGCGCCCGCTCCACGCTGCTGAACATCAGCGCTATGGCACTGGTTTTTTCTCTCAGCGCCTGCACCACGACGACCGCCGTCAACGAAGAACCCCGTTTTGTCTGGGATTTACCCGTCAGCGAGTTTTCCCGCTATCACGAATACCACTATCTGTTTGAATTACCCGTAGGCAAAGCCGCACCACTGGATATGTTTGTCAGCTTCTGTACCAATGACGACGGTCTGCTGATGATTGGCGGCATGTCAGGCATCGGTGAAGGTAATATGCTGATTCGCCGCAGCGATGAGTACAGTGTCGATATTGCCGCCGACGACGTTGAAGAGCTGATGGAAATGCTGGTAATGAGTAACGCCCATTTAAGCTGCGACTGGCAGATTGCGCCGGGCAGTAAAACTATTCCGCGAGAAGCCTTGTACTACGTACGCCATATTAACGGTAAACGCAGTGTGCGTGAGCTGGGTGAGAGTCTGAGAAAAACAGAATAATTACAATAAAAAAGGGAAGCATTGCTTCCCTTTTTATTACGGATACGGATGCTTAATAACATCGTACGGATCACCTTCACCGCGAATAGCGGCCCACTCTTCTGCACTTAACCATTCCAGCGGATCACGCTGACTCAGTCTGGCCAGCGCCGCCAGAGCATCAGCCCAGGTACAGCGGTTGGCAAACAGCAGGCCTTCACTGTCCAGTGTGCCGCCCTGATTAATATAGCCGAGTGCCACAGTGCGCCGCGGCCCCAGATCCAGCATACGACAATGCCCAAGAATAACTTCCGGGCGGGTATGCACCATAAATACCCGTTGCTGTACCCGTGCCGGGAATAATGAATCCAGCACCTGTGGGTCGGCCTGAATATTCTGCTCAAATTCATCACGCGGAATACGGAAACGGCCTGGCTCCAGCAGATAAATCAGCGAGTGAGCCACGCCTTTTTCTTTTAACCGGTCGGATGCTTTTAATGCCTGCTGTAACTGGAATGCACCGCAGGCCACCAGCTGCAGATCGGAAGCACAGTTTCCACGCACGCAAATGGCTCCGTCCTGTACCAGAGCAGCGGCCTGTTTGCCATCAAACACAGCAGGCATGGTGGATTTGGGAACCACCAGATTCCAGATTGTACCCAGATCACCGTAACAGGCTTTTAAAGATGCCATCGCAGAATTGCCGTCGGCCGGGAAAACCACACGCGCCATATCGGCCATTTCACCCAAGAGGCTTTCAGCCAGACTCGGGTCCTGATGGCTTTGTTCGTTTTTACCATTTTCCCAGACGTGCGACGTAGAAATTACCGGTATGCCCAGCCACGAAGCGGGCTCATCGGCTTCTTTCTGATGGCGGGAAAAAATAATACTCTGGCGTAAAGCTCCCAGCATTTTGGTGGCAAAGGCTTCGTAAGAAACCACCATATTCAGACCCGACTGGTTGGCCAGGCAGGCGCTGACCACCGCCTCTTCATTCAGTGCGGTAATGACGCTGCCATCAACCGCTTCGGCAACGCCTTCTTCCGGGTCGGTGACGCGGTGCTTTAATAAATCCAGCGTCTGGTTCATGCGGTTAGAGCGTAATTCATCGGGATTGCCGACACGAACCCGTAAATGCGGATTCACTTCCACCAGATCGACAAAGTAATTATCAATCGCTGCCATCGGTGCCAGTGATTCTTTTAACCAGTGCGGATCATGGCGGTTAATCGTTACGGCAACCGGTTGCAGCGGTGCTTTTGGCTGAGTTAATTCGGCCACCGCAGCACGCCATTGATTTTCTTCCTGCCACAGTGCTTTGACTCCACGGTGGAAAAAGTTCAGTGCTTCGTTATCACGACGCGGATTACTGCCTAATGGTAGACCGTGGGCAGCGTTGGTTCCGGCACCGGGAAAGCCGTAACCTTTAATAGTTTCCGCAATACAATAAGGCAGTGGGATCGGATAACG of the Thalassolituus hydrocarboniclasticus genome contains:
- a CDS encoding flavin-containing monooxygenase, giving the protein MATEYFDVLIIGAGLSGIGAGCHLKKECPGKSFAILEGRDASGGTWDLFRYPGIRSDSDMFTLGYEFKPWTNKKGIADGADIRNYIREAAAENNVEPHIRYGHKVKAARWNSANATWTLDVELADGSKKEYSCNFLLSCTGYYSYEEGFTPEFEGRDDFKGQVIHPQQWPEDLDYSGKRVVVIGSGATAVTLVPAMTDKAAHVTMLQRSPSYVLSVPQQDAMVALLRKILPQKLAYRIIRGRNVSITLGLYRFCKRFPNAARKLLQWTVKKQLPADFDMKHFTPKYAPWDERLCAVPEGDMFKVIKQGKASVVTDHIERFTEDGIQLKSGKKLEADIIITATGLKVQMLGHMQVTIDGEPLKPNTKMSYRGVMFEDLPNMGMVFGYTNASWTLKADLISSYVCRLLKHMDDKGVRQVTPRNHNANIKRLPFIDMQSGYISRVKDQIPQQGDERPWKLYQNYFLDMTLLKMASLDDPSLEYTNPIIEDNTAASSAV
- a CDS encoding xylulose 5-phosphate 3-epimerase, which encodes MSLNLYQELSERYKTQEIEAEARSHREYDKDFAAWAAGCGVIKHTAATQLQVFELATTLLEAGLISSKAECYRKLTALDQLTNQAMWLVVHMTYAKHIYLDGRDLTADDFKRDPQGHTGGSLNMVPAYAALLAVNSLTGQHRDWLMGQGHCVAAIDAVQLLSGTALPERKKQYPLTDEGLSRFAQDFYNYRVRADGKPLSPLGSHVNVHTAGAKIEGGYLGFAGLQYVHQPLPGERLVAFLSDGAFEEQRGSDWAARWWRAEDSGLVSPVMIANGRRIDQRTTVAQQGGSAWFMEHLSNQGFAPFVIDGRDPAAFVCAIYFMEQHLSHAAATVASGAARYPIPLPYCIAETIKGYGFPGAGTNAAHGLPLGSNPRRDNEALNFFHRGVKALWQEENQWRAAVAELTQPKAPLQPVAVTINRHDPHWLKESLAPMAAIDNYFVDLVEVNPHLRVRVGNPDELRSNRMNQTLDLLKHRVTDPEEGVAEAVDGSVITALNEEAVVSACLANQSGLNMVVSYEAFATKMLGALRQSIIFSRHQKEADEPASWLGIPVISTSHVWENGKNEQSHQDPSLAESLLGEMADMARVVFPADGNSAMASLKACYGDLGTIWNLVVPKSTMPAVFDGKQAAALVQDGAICVRGNCASDLQLVACGAFQLQQALKASDRLKEKGVAHSLIYLLEPGRFRIPRDEFEQNIQADPQVLDSLFPARVQQRVFMVHTRPEVILGHCRMLDLGPRRTVALGYINQGGTLDSEGLLFANRCTWADALAALARLSQRDPLEWLSAEEWAAIRGEGDPYDVIKHPYP